Proteins encoded in a region of the Scomber scombrus chromosome 16, fScoSco1.1, whole genome shotgun sequence genome:
- the ppp1r10 gene encoding serine/threonine-protein phosphatase 1 regulatory subunit 10, with the protein MAGGPVDPREILKGVEALLGKDGELRSLEGVPKVFSLMKASTKMVSRCMYLNILLQTKSHDILNRFIRVGGYRLLNSWLTYSKTTNNSPLLQLILLTLQKLPLKVDHLKQNNTAKLVKQLSKSAETEDLRKLASVLVDGWMATIRSQSVSSIGNSPADKKKKKEESKVPLRDVKEKSVEEEKKKEKPKAHAPSHAKIRSIGLEMDPPNPAPAKKTPTAPQLGDKYNIKPPVLKRPSSGPFDAPPQEKKYKPLNTPSNSTKEIKVKIIPAQPMECTGFLDALNSAPVPGIKIKKKKPGSPASTKAVSPTSNKASPFDSKPSAYTSSAKPSSPETAASTGPDENHEPEQPGTPVPSEDPEAPDNGEKPNALAEPRGEEESLTKKGKKKKAVHWAEEDQLKHYFYFDLDETERVNVNKIKDFGEAAKRELMMDRQTFEMARRLSHDTMEERVPWTPPRPLTLTGSLVACGSNSTEKLTQRDREMGILQEIFLSKESVPDSPHEPDPEPYEPMPPRLIPLDEDSSMTDDDYVEPMDTTSQQGSAMGQNEGSKLPPVLANLMGNLNNTSRSPQATNIVSNPVAPTVNVQELLSSIMGASGNQSTEDLIKQPDFSDKIKQLLGSLQQTQNQNQGGPPPVNQGLLGHGPGMNNMNMHMQMPMNGGYPPSGPRFNHPLPPHNHGPPFNAGGGPRMMGPPPGQGRGDNGNYWGDDSMRGGPHRGGHFHRGGRGRGGGGGDPGFRGRGRGGPRGGHNMNDMSKRPVCRHFMMKGSCRYESNCAFYHPGVNGPPLPPNHPANNQHNQHPQHGH; encoded by the exons ATGGCAGGGGGACCTGTGGATCCCAGAGAGATTTTGAAGGGAGTGGAGGCTCTGCTGGGTAAGGATGGAGAGCTCCGCAGCCTGGAGGGAGTTCCAAAGGTGTTCAG CCTGATGAAAGCTTCTACCAAGATGGTCAGTAGATGTATGTACCTGAACATCCTACTGCAGACGAAATCCCACGACATTCTTAACAG GTTTATCAGAGTTGGTGGCTACAGGCTACTAAACTCCTGGCTCACTTACTCCAAAACCACCAACAACAGCCCTCTGCTACAGCTCATCCTCCTCACACTGCAGAAGCTGCCTCTCAAAGTGGACCACCTTAAACAG aaCAATACAGCCAAGCTGGTAAAGCAACTGAGCAAGAGTGCAGAAACTGAAG aTCTGAGGAAGTTGGCATCAGTGCTTGTAGATGGCTGGATGGCAACAATACGCTCCCAGAGTGTGTCTAGCATTGGCAACTCTCCTGCAG ataagaaaaaaaagaaagaagagagcaAGGTTCCACTGCGAGATGTGAAAGAGAAGAGTgtagaggaagagaagaagaaggagaaaccGAAAGCTCACGCACCCAGCCACGCAAAGATTCGCTCCATCG gGTTAGAGATGGACCCACCCAACCCTGCCCCTGCTAAGAAGACCCCCACCGCCCCGCAGCTGGGCGACAAGTACAACATCAAGCCTCCAGTCCTCAAGAGGCCAAG CTCTGGTCCATTTGATGCTCCTCCTCAAGAGAAGAAGTACAAACCTCTAAATACCCCCTCTAACTCTACCAAAGAGATCAAAGTCAAGATCATTCCAGCACAAC CGATGGAGTGCACAGGCTTTTTAGATGCTCTGAACTCTGCTCCAGTGCCTGGAATCAAgatcaagaagaagaagcctGGTAGTCCTGCTAGCACCAAGGCTGTCTCCCCCACCTCAAACAAG GCGAGTCCATTTGACAGCAAACCCTCTGCGTATACATCTTCTGCTAAACCATCATCTCCTGAAACCGCTGCCTCCACTGGTCCTGATGAAAACCATGAGCCAGAGCAGCCTGGGACTCCCGTTCCCTCTGAGGACCCAGAGGCCCCTGACAATG GTGAGAAGCCTAATGCTCTGGCAGAACCACgtggagaagaagaaagctTGACCAAAAAgggcaagaagaagaaggcagTTCACTGGGCTGAGGAGGATCAGCTCAAACATTACTTCTACTTTGATTTggatgagacagagagag TCAACGTCAATAAGATCAAAGACTTTGGTGAGGCTGCCAAACGGGAGCTGATGATGGACAGGCAGACATTTGAGATGGCACGTCGGCTCTCCCATGACACCATGGAAGAAAGGGTCCCCTGGACACCCCCAAGGCCCCTGACGCTAACTGGTAGCCTGGTCGCCTGCGGGTCTAACAGCACAGAAAAACTCACCCAGAGGGACCGTGAGATGGGCATCCTGCAGGAGATCTTCCTCAGTAAAGAGAG TGTGCCTGATAGTCCTCATGAACCAGACCCAGAACCTTATGAACCCATGCCTCCCCGTCTCATCCCTCTGGATGAG GACTCATCCATGACGGATGATGACTATGTTGAGCCCATGGACACCACATCCCAACAGGGCTCTGCCATGGGCCAGAACGAGGGTTCCAAGCTGCCACCTGTCCTGGCCAACCTCATGGGCAACCTGAACAACACCTCCCGCAGTCCCCAAGCCACAAACATCGTCAGCAACCCCGTGGCCCCCACTGTCAACGTACAGGAGTTGCTCTCCTCCATTATG GGTGCATCTGGTAACCAGTCTACCGAAGACCTGATCAAACAGCCTGACTTCTCAGACAAGATCAAACAGCTGCTCGGCTCACTGCAGCAAacccagaaccagaaccagggtGGACCACCACCAG tCAACCAGGGTTTGCTGGGCCATGGTCCAGGGATGAACAACATGAACATGCACATGCAGATGCCCATGAATGGTGGCTACCCACCCAGCGGTCCACGCTTCAACCACCCCCTTCCCCCTCACAACCATGGACCACCCTTCAATGCAGGCGGTGGCCCACGCATGATGGGGCCACCACCAGGCCAGGGCCGTGGAGACAACGGCAACTACTGGGGAGACGACTCCATGAGAGGAGGTCCCCACAGAGGAGGGCACTTCCACCGTGGGGGCCGAggccgaggaggtggaggtggagacCCAGGCTTCAGGGGCCGAGGTCGAGGAGGTCCCAGGGGAGGACACAACATGAACG ACATGTCCAAGAGGCCCGTGTGTCGCCACTTCATGATGAAGGGAAGCTGCAGATACGAGAGTAACTGTGCGTTTTATCACCCTGGCGTAAACGGGCCACCATTGCCCCCCAACCACCCCGCTAACAACCAACACAACCAGCACCCACAACATGGACACTAA